The genomic region ttcttttttaagtACACTGTAAACATTATAtttacttctttctttttttataaatgatggaCGAGACGGATTGtggtatttacacatttattgtggtagtcaacattatgccaaaaatgctgttgatagagcttaacttgtattcaacctggaacattcctcTACAGCTGCACATTTTTAGCTTTCACTTTTTACCAAGTACTTTAGGCAGATAAAACTAATCTTTACATTTACtgcatttaattttgtatttattttacttatttttattttgaaatcaaactgtatatcaaactgtattcattaatttatcaacaataaataatatttcttTTAATATCTTTTGCAACTTGTCAATGATAATTTGCTCAATTGCTGCTCTGCTGTGTTTTTAGACTGAGGACAAGGTGGATGAATTAACCAAGGAGCTTTTAAAAACCAAACATCTTCTGACAATGACAGAGGAACAGAAAAAGGGAAAAGAGGAGGAAGCTTCACAGGTGGGTTTTCACAATGAGGAAAAATTTCCTTGAAACAGAGTTCATGCTCTATCCTTGTCTAAAGTTCTGATGTGTTTGACAGCTGAAGGAGATGTTTAGGAGAGAATTGGACAAAGCAGAATCCGAAATAAAAAGATCAAACAACATAATCACTGATTACAAGCAGGTGAATATTAAAGTACAATGCACACATTTAAAACAGTGTCTGATGAAAAATATTTGAAcaccatttaaatattttttttaatatacaggatatacagtatataaaatctATCTATAAAtaaactgtatatgtataaattatatacagtatatacagtataaacaatatacaatatatatacatatacactaccggtcaaaagttttgaaacacttactcattctttattataatttttcttcacattttagaataaaagtaaagtcatcaaaactatggaataacataaatggaactatgggaattatgttgtgactaaacaaaatccaaaataaataaaaactgtgctatattttagcatcttcaaagtagtcaccctttgcctagaatttgcagacatgtactcttgacattttctcaaccaactccttgaggtatcaccctgggatgctttttaaacagtattgaaggagttcccatctatgttgggcacttattggctgcttttctttattatttggtccaagtcatcaatttcaaaaacattttttttattttttattaaattttagatttataatgaaataaattcatatggtggcacaattatatttttgtctacaaaactaatatcaaacatttaagcatatgccttcagatcaaatgatttttaagatcataggaaacatttcggtcaagtgtttcaaaacttttgaccggtagtgtgtgtatatatatatatatatatatatatatatatatatatatatatatatatatatatatatataatcatgagTCATGTTGTTTTCTTTACATAGTTTATCATAACTCAACAGTGCATTTCACATTCCAATAACCAACCTATTTCCTTACATACTTCAGATTTGCTCTCAATTAAACACTAAGCTTGAAAAGCAAAAAGCTCAAACGGACAAGGAACTAGCTGTTATCAAGGTAAGAAACACACTGACCTCAAATAAAAATTAGATTTAACCTCAAATCTTACCAATATTCAACTCCAATCTCTTTCTGTTGTGATGGTCTTTTGTTGCATGTTTCTTTTAACACAATCTCTGTTCTTACATATGCCACATAATATTATTTCAGACCAAGATGCTTGAGTGTTCACAGTGCAGCCAGATCTTCAGTAGGGATGGATCAATTCAGCTGATCACTGAGAGTGAAGAGAGCTCAGCTCAGGATGAGGTGAAATCCTCTCTCAAAGAGCAGGTCCAAGAATTAGAGAGGGATTTAGCTCAGACCAAGCTACGAATGGTGGAATCTAAATGCAAGATCCAGGTAAGCgagacaacagaaaacacaatcataaaaatattttagcccatatttaatatttatgcatttgaatTTCATCcctctaattacattttttgttgaaaaaaaaaattatgttgatgTTTAACTTGTTTTCATGTAGCCTATCACATAAAACATCCACACATGACTATGGATTACAAATCAGTGTGGTTTAAAAGTCTGAGTCCACtagtaaaatataatacaattctatttagcatttattccattacaaattatcagcataacaatttgagtcaATAGATGAACTGAAAAATAACATGAACTTCTTAAAATTTGGTATGACCAACATTTGCTTTACTGACAGCATGCATTCTGCCTGGCATAGACTCTGCAAGTtggtgcaaaacccgatgattcatgttatcccagcacAACTGGAGAATGTTTCAAACAGCATCTTATGTGTTTCAGTGGAAGCAAATAATTCTGACTATTTTTACCAGAgataacatggtcaatgtcacaaattttattatttgattagtgacctaaatAGTCCAGAATCTTAATTATATATACAccgaccagccacaacattaaaaccacctgcctaatattgtgtaggtccccctcttgccaccaaaacagtgccaacccgcatctcagaacagcattctgggataatattcttctcaccacaattgtacaaagcagttatctgagttactattgactttgtcatttcgaaacagtctggccattctctgttgacctctctcaacaacaaggcgtttccatccacagaactgctgctcactgggtgttttttgtttttggcaccattctgagtaaattctagagactgttgtgcataaaaatcccaggagatcagcagttacagaaatactcaaaccagcccatctgggaccaacaatcatgccacggtccaaatcactgagatcacattttttcccattctgatggttgatttgaacattaactgaagctcctgacctgtatctgaatgattttatgcactggactgctgccacacaattggctgattagataattgcatggatgattgttggtgcataTAGacagtatataattatatatgatttgtgtctttttccaggtttaaataagattttgaatcccagatttttaatatgaactcagacttttgaaccccacagtATCTTGTTAATGATTTTGTGCTGTTatgccaataattgactgattttcttcttttaaaacttgatGTGCCAGGAGTTGGAGCACCAGAACGCGGTTCTAACGAGTGAACTTCAGGCTGCCAAGAACACATGGCTCAGCAAGACTCTGGGCTCCTTCAGGACAACTACCAGCAACAATCAGAACTCATCTCAAGCAGACTCTGCCTGGAGCTTCACACATAACCCCCACTCCAGCTGGGTCACCAGAAGGCTCTCCTGGGCCCCACGAGAAGGGAGAGCTGCCAAAGTATGAAGAAGGAATGCTTACCATTGGAGAAGAAAATTATTTAATGAGAGCACTCCTGAAATGGGTCTCACAAATGATGAGATGACTATTTTATCAGAACAGAGGACAATGCACATCCCTTATCCCTATTCATGTAAAAATTGGGAATGAACCATTCTCAAATGATGGGTGACACAGCTTAACAGCAAGAAGCATTATCTGCACCTCTAGGCAAAGGAGAGCAACTGAGGCAGTCGCAAATGGAGACAATTTAAACTTTTACTATGAatttaagtaaaattaaatgtattacaaAACTCATTGTAATACATTCTGACTATACAGTATTCCTTTATTTTCCAGAACAAATATAAtaaagtaaaatcattaaatggaATGACTCCACAATTTCACATTTCTTACAACAAgaactttattttatttcactcaaGCAGAGAATAAAGCTATGAAAATGAGTCATCTGATTGCAGTGTCTGTTTATTCATATTTTGCATCGTCAGAGCAACAGCAGCGAAATAAAATACCATTGGACCTCATAATACACAAACAGAGATGCCACAAACCGCCACTAAATTAATATCACCTGGAGAAGTTGTACCAGCCTTGTATGACAATGGCTCAATGTAaacataattaaacatttttaaacaaattattaataaagGAGTGAAAAATTCTGCAAATTAGAACTAATACAGTAGTAGAATGTTCAGGTCACACTAGGAAAAGAGACCTAAGAGATCTAATCAGTCTTTTCCTCCACATTGTAAAGATCATCAAAGTAGCCCTCAGCTACTCTAAGCATCCGAATAACTGCGTTTAGAAGCAGGATGTCAGTTTGAGGGTCAATTTCCAGTTCTTGGCAGTAGTTTTTCACTGGGACCACAGCAGACAGAGAAACACCAAGCTGAGCACTCACCTCCTGCATCTGTCACAAGAGAATACTGAATCACCAGACTTGCACATGTGAAAGGCACTCAGGAACATAACATGATGACACAGAAGTGTACTGAACACTAACTACCAAAGGCGTACCAAATCCTACCATTATGTGATATAGTGGCTCTGGTAGACATTCTTCAGGTCCTCTGCCACTAAAGGGCAAGCCTCATCCACAAAATCAACAAAACTAGCTGGGGAATACCTGAAGCACACAACCACACCTTGAAGCTATAAAACCCTGGAGACTGTTTATTGTTCAATACCCCTTAAGCACAGTGTTCTTGAGCTGGACACTAAACACAGGTAGCTTGAGGGGGATTGCCATGTAATAATTGTACTGTAAGTTGCTTGACAATTTCCACTATACTCAGTCATATGGCAATAAACGCTGTCCTATCTATTCTACACAATCTTAACATTTTAAGctataaaaacaaatggatgaCACTTGAAGGTAAACCTGCTTCAGTATGGTTAATCACTCACCAAGCTGGTTGGTTTTCCTTAGAAAAACTGCAAACTTGTCAATCATTTTATCAGAGGAGAGCTTGACTTTGCATTTGTCGATCACATACACCACACAGTGGATCTTATCCTTCAAGCCAGGAGATGTATGACAATAAGGAGGGTCAGGCTGTATAGGCATTGATGGGTTAAACTAAGAAAAAATAATATAGAGAAAATCTTTAAATCAGTACGATCAGACTAAATAAGTAAGGCCAGAAAAGTAGCAAATTACAACAAATAATGGTTGCAACATCAATCAATTCAAAACAGGGTTCACAttatttttgaccaatgaaattccatgacttttccatgatctTTTCAGATGTTTGTGATTACTTAATgcagatttttaaaaaacattttcattcatactGATTCATTGATAAAAACTAACCcactcacaaatcagacatcgcAATGGCTTGCAAGCAAGAGCATTATCTGAtgagatatttttacagaggaAGGAAACagaggaaaacaagaaaaaatattcGCTATAGGTATTTCCATGACTatgaatttccattacttttcagGCCTGCAAATTgctattttaaaattctgatatttccaggttgtcCATGAAGTTGGAACCCTGTAAAATACCCCATCATTTTGGACTACCAAATTTAAATGccaaataaaacatctgtcacaAAAAACACTGCTACTTATTTTAACTATTCTTTACATTTAACCCAATATAAAAAGTTCTCATCTGATGCCCGTCTTTAATGTGACCCTTCAAAATATTGGAAAAATCATCTACATTCAGCCTGCCGTTCAAACCCTTCTCCAGATCCATTGTGTCACACAGTGTGAACGGAACATGGTTTACACTGCTGCTTGTCTTGATGCAGTAAGTATGAAACTACATGACAAATAGTTACCATTAAAATGACACACAGTAAATAAAGCAAATTATAAACAACTAATCACAATAATTAGAACACATTTCTACCTGAGTAGTCAAACTGGTGCCAGCAGTGCCGGTATTGGCCTGGGTGCTCACATAACCTTTAAACACAGAGTTGAGAGAGTTGAAGAAGCTCAACAGGACCCACCAGCAGAATCCGAGCCTGTTTAACAGAACCAATAAAAGCCTTTCACACAGAGATGGTGCTTAAGAGCACCTTCATTCTCCTAATGAACATTATTATGACTCAAATTACTGTTAGTGTCAAAGTAAGTCAAACAACAGCAATTTTTGAAATGACCttaaaacaatgaaacaaaattaaatgaacccCTGGATAATTTGAAAGAGCAGAATTTGCTTTGCATAACTCACTCAGAATTCCATTGGACATTTCTCCATGGTTTCTGCATCAGCCCTTTACAGTCTAGTGAGAATCCAAACCAGAGAGCTTACATTATTTTCACATCCAATAACTAAAACCtcagtatttacttattttttaattttttaatggaGATTCAAAGCACAAAATATCACTGACATGCCACTCTGTAAACCTCACACTCAACTGCACTTCATTCCCATGCATCTGCAGTGGATAAAATGTGTATGTTCCTGGATAACTgtgcattataaaaaataaatgtatttttaaagagaaattacagtttaattaaaataaaagtgtgaaattcccttaaaatacatttattcacaccaAATTTACATTTTCCCTGTCACTTAACTGATTATGTGTTACTAGCAAAAACAGGCACTGTCCTTTAAATGAAGGTAAACGTCGTGTTTTTCACATGTGAATATGTAATTTTAACCTGAGATGTCTGTAAAAATATGTCCGTTAAAAAGTTTTGttccagtgtaaaaaaaaattttttacagagaaaacacagtataatttaacattaataaGTGTTAAATtcccataaaaataaatttattcacagcaaatttacattttcagcaaatattgctcattgagaaaaatatattttacttatAAAGCTGTGTTTTGTACTTTATTTGACGCTACATTTGCGACACAAGATATTAAGTTTATGCTGTACTCATAATAATGAAATGAATCTGGAGCTTAGTAAACTCcaaagtaaaatacatttttgctgctCATTcagtttactttattaaaatgaaagcaaACAAAATTTCACTTAGTGAAAAACACTTACTGTAGAAATGTAATACGtcagtttacttaatccatttatgTTGGGATTtctataactgtaaaaaaaacatgtccgtaatttaacagaaaataatgcaaaaatgctacagtaaaaaaaaaactttaattggttaacAGATAGTAACcttaacatatactgtaaaaaaattataatattttttaatattgtttaattttacagtaaaaaattgtaaaaaaaaaaaaaatgtttagatgtaAAGTACCATATGATTAATGGTAAAAATAGatatgtttttttcttattttttatatcagttatattCAACGGGGTGTTCTATgccatattttatgtagtttagttaatgtttattacataacGTGTCACAGTCTGTcgccctcattttcttcaaggactcttattttgaagttttccactggactgcatttcccatagttcactgccctaatcacttccatctgttccttattactctcacctgtattccattccctcatttagttctgtgtataaataccctctagttttcgtcatcatttgtcagtccttgaagtgctaTGTTGAGTTAGGGAAGTGCTATGTTGAGTTAGGGAAGTGCTATGTTGAGTTAGGGAAGTGCTATGTTGAGTTAGGGAAGTGCTATGTTGAGTTAGGGAAGTGCTATGTTGAGTTAGGGAAGTGCTATGTTGAGTTAGGGAAGTGCTATGTTGAGATTTagtatttgttccactccagcaaatGTTCTACTCCAACCGTTgctattaaaggatttaaagattccactcctgcatctcctcttccactcctagaccccAACGTTACACcaggatggtgttttgtgtttgtatgagtaacactgtgcactgtctctgcatgtgtattaatttaattattgctcctggaaaAGTCACTCTAGATGAACTTaatcatcatgtggcctttaATAGTTACAGTCTTTAATAGTTACAGTAGTTCCAGAAGCCTCATATgaagtttttaacatttaataatataaatggtagTGAACTATAAGTTTACTGTGTTTTACCTTGGATTTTTTCCCCAGCATGCTTTGAGACTTGATGGGGAGAGTAATTGTTAAAATTAAAAGcacttttatttgtttgtgcaagatgaataaagGGGgagatttgtaaatatttaatgttttcttatgttgagatttagagtttctgtaatgttggagttttggggtttACCACTGTGGTGAAGAGTCGAGCTTGAAATTAAGTTTCTAAGTCTTACAATAATTCTAAAGTTTAAAAAGCACAGAGTAAACCTACTTTAACTCTTAGGGTTAAACAACTGAATGTATTTGATGGTGAGGTGCAGTAATTATagtgaaaacatgttttttttttttaatggtctacaacattatttttctaaatgaagtcaaaacaaataattttgtcatttcaaCTTGGTGTCAACACAATATTTGAAGTGActatttaaacaagttattttagtttataatttttgaaaaaaaaaaaaacatgtgtcaTTTTGCAGTCTAAACATGTTAACTCACTTCATGGTCTAAAATGGTTATTTTAGTTTATGGTAAACATTTGGCACC from Myxocyprinus asiaticus isolate MX2 ecotype Aquarium Trade chromosome 5, UBuf_Myxa_2, whole genome shotgun sequence harbors:
- the LOC127441566 gene encoding rab GTPase-activating protein 1-like; the protein is MMEEVSITVAYDAHIIDQMTEEEILARLVAESLPKQGVPSKKLKLKDNQVQSEDPLDKCQRENRKLQDASLRLEQENDDLAQKLVSSKIALRTALDQTEDKVDELTKELLKTKHLLTMTEEQKKGKEEEASQLKEMFRRELDKAESEIKRSNNIITDYKQICSQLNTKLEKQKAQTDKELAVIKTKMLECSQCSQIFSRDGSIQLITESEESSAQDEVKSSLKEQVQELERDLAQTKLRMVESKCKIQELEHQNAVLTSELQAAKNTWLSKTLGSFRTTTSNNQNSSQADSAWSFTHNPHSSWVTRRLSWAPREGRAAKV